The genomic segment TCAACGTTTCGGAATGCAGTTTGTCGCCTCACCTCGTCACGCCGATGGCCTCGTCATCACCGGACCCGTGACCGTGAATATGCGGCGGGCTCTGATCGAGACGTACGCCGCGACGCCGGATCCCAAAATCGTGATCGCCATCGGAGCCTGTGCGCTGAGCGGCGGTCCGTTCGCGGGAGCCGAGGCCTGTTTGGGAATCCCCCCGGAAATTTCCGTCGATCTCTATGTTCCGGGATGTCCTCCGCATCCCTATACGATATTGGACGGGTTGCTGAGGCTTCTTGGAAAATTGGACGAGCCGCCTAAAGACCGCGATCGTCATTCATGATCCGGATCATTCCATCATAATCGTCAAAATTTGACCCAAAACAGGGATTTATTTAGGGTGATGCGTCTCGCTCGATGTTGGAGCATTTAACCACGGAAAAAAGGAGCATCGGAATGAGCAAAAAATCATTGTTGTTGAACGCGGCGATTGCCGGAATCTTGGCGGCCGGGACGGTTGGGCTGGTCACCAACGCGCTGGCGGCTGATGAAGGCAAATGCTCGCAGAAGAACGCATGCAAAGGGAATGGCGCCTGCGCCTCTCTGGACGGCAAGAGCGCCTGCGCCGGAAAGAACAGCTGCAAGAACCATGTCTTTAAAGGAACCAAAGAGCAGTGCGACAAAGCCGGCGGTACCTTCGAGGCCATGGCGGCGCCGGCACCTGCCGAGAAGAAGAAGGGCGGCTGAGTTTTTCTTCCAAGTTTCTAACGAGGGTGGGGCGAGCGATCGCCTCGCCCTTTTTTATTTTCCGCCAAATAGGGTCAAGTTCAATTCAGGGAGTGGCGTTTTGCGACCGATGGCGAACGATTTCACCCTCGACCATGTAGATGACATCTTGGGCGATATTTGTCGCCAGGTCGCCGATCCGTTCCAAACGGCGCGTGGTCGTGAAGATGTCGAGGGCTTGATCGATCGTGGCCGGGTCCTTCTTCACCAGGGTCCGGATTTCCTTGATGATCACGCGATTGCAGGCGTCGACCTGGTCGTCGTTCAGGCAAATCGTTCGGGCGAGTTGGGTGTCGCGGTGGATGAAGGCGTCGAGGCTTCCGCGCACCATTTGCCTCACCAGTTGTTCCATCTTCGAAAGCTCCTCGGGAACATTGACCGGAGCGTCGGTCAATAGATGTTGCGTCCGTTCCGCGATGCTCACGGCGTAATCGGCCATTCGTTCGAGATCGTTGTTGATTTTCATGACGGCGGCGATAAAACGAAGGTCTTCCGCGACAGGCTGATAGAGGGCTAGAATCTTTAAACAGTTCTCCTCAACTTCCACCTCTTTTTGATTGATCACTTCTTCACCGGAGATGACCTCTTTTGCGAGATCTGCGCGACGTTCATTAAAGGCTCGGATCGCTTTTTGAACCGCCTCCTCAACCAGCGTTGCAATGGAAAGCAGATCCCTCTTCAATTGTTCGAGTTCCCGGCCGAGGTGTTTTGACATGGAAGCTCCTATCCGAATTTTCCGGTTACATAGTCTTCGGTCTGACGGTTTGTCGGGCGAGTGAAAATCTGTGGGGTCGGGCCGAATTCAATCAGATCCCCCTGGTACATGAATGCCGTGGCGTCGGACACTCGCGCCGCCTGTTGCATGTTGTGCGTCACCATGACGATCGTATAGCGTTTCTTCAGCTCGAATAACAGATCCTCGATTCGACCCGTAGAAATGGGATCGAGGGCCGAGCAAGGCTCATCCATCAAAATAATCTCGGGTTCCATGGCAATCGCCCGGGCGATGCAGAGCCTTTGTTGCTGTCCGCCGGAGAGCGAAAGGCCGCTTTGGCTCAACTTGTCTTTTACTTCGTCCCAAAGCGCCGCCCGCTGCAGGGCATGTTCGACGCGTTCGTGAAGGCTCCCTTTGTAGCCGTTGATGTGGGGGCCCCAAGCCACGTTCTGGAAAATGGATTTGGGAAAAGGGTTCGGCTTCTGAAACACCATTCCAATCCGTCGCCGGACGTCGACGACGTCGATGTCTCTCCCGTAGATATTCTTGGAGTGATAGTAAACGGCGCCCTCGGTTTTCACATCGGGAATGAATTCGTTCATCCGGTTGAACGCGCGGATGAGCGTACTCTTTCCGCATCCGCTGGGGCCGATGATCGCCGTAATC from the Bdellovibrionota bacterium genome contains:
- the phoU gene encoding phosphate signaling complex protein PhoU gives rise to the protein MSKHLGRELEQLKRDLLSIATLVEEAVQKAIRAFNERRADLAKEVISGEEVINQKEVEVEENCLKILALYQPVAEDLRFIAAVMKINNDLERMADYAVSIAERTQHLLTDAPVNVPEELSKMEQLVRQMVRGSLDAFIHRDTQLARTICLNDDQVDACNRVIIKEIRTLVKKDPATIDQALDIFTTTRRLERIGDLATNIAQDVIYMVEGEIVRHRSQNATP
- the pstB gene encoding phosphate ABC transporter ATP-binding protein PstB, with amino-acid sequence MTAERADTKQPILRLENLTVSYGTVKAVRNISFDVEPRAITAIIGPSGCGKSTLIRAFNRMNEFIPDVKTEGAVYYHSKNIYGRDIDVVDVRRRIGMVFQKPNPFPKSIFQNVAWGPHINGYKGSLHERVEHALQRAALWDEVKDKLSQSGLSLSGGQQQRLCIARAIAMEPEIILMDEPCSALDPISTGRIEDLLFELKKRYTIVMVTHNMQQAARVSDATAFMYQGDLIEFGPTPQIFTRPTNRQTEDYVTGKFG